The following nucleotide sequence is from Populus trichocarpa isolate Nisqually-1 chromosome 11, P.trichocarpa_v4.1, whole genome shotgun sequence.
TGCTGGACATTACAATTCAGTTCCTTCAAGTTAGTCCTTGTTCAACGAGATATATCTTAAAAGTAAGAAGCAGAACAAATCCAAATCTCTTGACAACATGTTCATGGATTGATTGTAGGTTTCTGCCGATCCCATCTAATAGAAGGCTAAAAGCTAttgacaaagaaataaaagCTTCTCTTAATGCTCTCATCaacaaaagagagaaagcaatgAGTGCTGGTGAAGATGCAAAGAAAGACTTGTTGGGTTTACTTCTGGAATCCAATTTTAGAGAAATACAAGAGCATGGAAATACCAAGAGCGTCGGAATGAGCATTGAAGATGTGATTGACGAATGTAAAATATTCTACTTTGCTGGACAAGAAACAACCTTAGTTCTTCTTACCTGGACCATGATTTTATTGGCTCAGTATCCGAATTGGCAAGCACGCGCAAGAGAAGAGGTTGTGCAAGTCTTTGGTAACAAAAAACCAGATTTCGATGGGCTAAATCACCTTAAAGTTGTGAGTATTTCTCTGAATTTGCAACTGAATTCTTCTACATCAATATTGTCTTATTATTGTTAAGAACACAGAGCATTCTTGCATTTAAAATGCAAGCTTAAGTATCCTTTGAAGAAAAAGTAAGatagcagaaaaaaaaagttcatgttTTCTTTCGTTGAATTATTAATCGGCCAAAATGACGAGGAAAAGCAACCAACAGACGAGTACGCAAGCAAGCTAGGAGGTGACATCTATATACATTAAGAATGAGATTTACTAGTTCTTGGATCAACATAAAGATTCTCAATTTAGCAAGTTGAAATGGCATGCAAATGATCTCTATATATgcgatattttattttatctaagtGGATCGCATGTCACCTTTCTCATGGATTCTTACCATGTAGTACCATTTTCTCTTTTGATGCATGTTACAGGTTACCATGATTTTGTATGAAGTTCTTAGGTTATACCCGCCAGTAATTACGCTTAATCGAGATGTTCATGAAGAAATAAAGCTTGGAAATTTGCTATTACCTGCCGGAGTGCAAACCAGAGAGGTTTGCTGAAGGTGTGTCAAAGGCAACAAAGAGTCAAGTCTCATTCCTTCCATTTGGATGGGGTCCTCGAATATGCGTTGGACAAAACTTTGCTTTGATTGAAGCAAAAATGGCTTTGGCAATGGTTTTACAGCGCTACTCTTTTGAGCTCTCTCCGTCGTATATTCATGCTCCTCGCACAGTCATAACTCTTCAGCCACAGCACGGTGCTCCAATGATATTACGTAAACTCTAAAATGTTTGTATGTGACGGATAAGAGTTATCCCAGGGTATAAAAGTAGGTTGGATCTCCcaataaaccaaaccaaaaagaaaacctCTAGTTTATAATATGTGCAAATTATGTTATATTGTCCAATGACATATTTGTCATATTAATCACAACATTATAGTACCGTGGGTTGTTTTACTGTAATCTTAGACAcagtaattaatataataaaattacatatttgcatatgagtggaaaaaaaaaagagggtgtTTTGATCTTTTCTACTAGTTCATTGattattaaaagattatttggGGGTgtcgatttttattttttttaacagtaaaaGAACTCTTTTACTCCTGGaatcaacaaaaattagaaCTGTTgactaaaggtttttttaattttttgattttttataaatttttagacagcaaaaatatttctttacctTGAAATCAAAAATTGTTGGGCTATTagataagggtttttttttgtttttccattattcatatgtagtaaaagtatatttttggcTCTAAGACAAAAAATCAGGTTTGTATTTAAggctatttttgtatttttatacaggtttttttagtaattacCAAGGTCATAAgagtattttagtatttttttgagtttttaattttttaatcagaaaAATTGTTAGTATGTTGTAAGTATACGTGAACAAATAATAGATGACATATGTGCATGTTATTCATGCAATGATGACATTTCACCATCTTCTTGGATGTGCTTTTGTAAGAAGATATGCTATTGTGTTCTCTCCCATTTAATGTGGTGTGTAATGGCAtacaatattagttttttttctctctctctcccaccAAGTGTTTAGGGTTAGATAGCTATTGTAAGAAAATACATGTAACTGAATTGTCActagttggtttttttctctctcttctaccAAGAGTTCAGGGTTAGATAGCTAGTGTAAGAAAATACACAATTAACCGAGCATAAAAAGGAGTAAAGAAAAAGGGTAGTAACTGAATATATGTATAATTAGCTGACATCACAGCTCAATGGCTTGGAAGAAATATAGAATGAGTCTCCAGCAGCTTCTCTTCTGCAGGGCTTGTCTGAAATGCAGAAAACAATCCTGGCACCCATAGAGGCTTGTAAATTATTGGTTTTTGATCAACGAATAACTTGTACAACAAGATGTATTGTACTAATGAACCCGTTCGAGATTGCACAGCACCATTTCCTCGAGAGCTGGTTGATAGGATCCCCGAGGAAGACTTCTGAGATTCTGAATTGCAAGATCAGCTCTCTCTTTTGCCAATTCCTGTGCCCTTTCAATGCCACCACAGTCCATAACCAACTCAGTAGCTTCATCAAGAGAAACACTCACACGGAACTCGGTCTCGATTATTTCTCTTAGTTTTGGTGATTGCTCTAGAGCAAATATTACTGGAGCAGTCAGGTTCCCCTTTGCCAGGTCACTGCCAGCTGGCTTCCCCGGCAGCTTTGCTGACTGTGTAAAATCTAATATGTCATCCACAACTTGGAAGGATAGACCAAGATTCTTACCATATTCATAGATTAGCACGCATACATTACTGTCCACCCCACTAAAAATAGCAGCTCCTTTGGTACTAGCAGCAATTAAGGAGGCTGTCTTGTAGTAAGCTCAAGATCACAGTCGAACAAGCTAGATTCCTGCTCTATTTCACCACTTGGAAAATCCTTAATAACCTGCCATTGAGCGAGAATAATTGTAAATCAACTTCagttacaattttttaaaattagataatatataGCATAGTGCAAAAACTCCAAGGTTATATCAGACACTGGACTATATATACTCGGATATACAGAATGGAGTTGCAGACCTACCGAGCTGATAAGCTTAATGAGTTCAATATTTTCAAGATTCGCTAGGTACCATGACGATTGAGCAAACATAAACTCCCCCAGCCAGTACTGCTACCCTTGTACCATAGTGTTGATGAACAGTTTCCTTCCCTGCAAATTAGCAGCAGTGAACTGAAAGTCAGAGAAGGCCTTGCAGTAGGCctgaaattaaattagaaacaaaaaacaaaatgaaaatgcaaTAAAGTTAGTAATAGATATTTCAGTTTAGCTACTCTACTTGATGCGACAAGTATGAGATCCGATGATGGTGCGGTCAGTACCAGTGATTATGATTACTTCTTAGTATATTTCCTTCAGTTTTTTATCTCTGCTTAGGGAGCAATTATTTTAACAGTGAAAGTAGTGTATTACATCACTTTGGATGTGCACATTCAAGCTTATCTCCAGTCAATAGGCTCTAGCGTAGTGATTTACATTGAAAGAAGGCTTCAGCTATCACTCATCTATGACATACTGACTGATAAGTAGTGATGTGTGGCTTAAGATCTCACTCATCTATGACATACTCTCTGATAAAGTGATGTATCTCTTCAGATTCCCACAAGTTTATAGGCTTTTAAGAAAGAAAGGATACATATTTCATTGGATCTTCATACAATACAGTGCACAAGCCCATTCAACCAAAGATTTCTTCACAATCCCTGCTTGGAAGAATAATAGATAAATTCAGTTGCCGTTCTAAAGGGAAATAGGATTCTAGGGCAATGAACAAGTCCAAATAATCAAAGTTGGCTTCACGATAATCATAATTTTCATCTCACAGATAGGTTGACTAATATGCGAGCCTGTTGGACATCCATCTATTAGAACCCTTCTCTTTTCAGCCTTGGACTGGTTCTGCAAAACTCTAAACAGGGCAAATGGAATTAAAACTTATAATCCTTGGATACATTTCATggagattttatatttaaatctttGCATATGTCTAGAAATACTCATTTAGAAATTCTCCAAATGAAGCTAATGTAGGGAGCAGAACCATGATTTATGTTCTATGAAGTGATCTTCTAGTTGTAGTAAGACATGACCTTATCCAATACAGATTATAATGCTGATAACCGGATTGAGTATTCTTTCCATCAAGCATACTGTACAAGAATATCTGTAAGCATATTACAATAACCAAATAGAGGTTGTTGTCTGTTACCATTCCACAGCTACAAAGACCTCAGCACTTTACAAATACTAAGTACAGAGCATGCAAACTGTAAGTGGGCGTTGGTGACTAACATTAGATCCTTGTACACTGtaagttttaaaataacttgGGTTTATTCAATAAGCATATGTTGGTGAATGATGCAGTGACATTAATGAGATTTTTCAAGTTGCTTTGAtgtgaaattcaaaatcctACCTCTTCGCATGCCACTTTCATCCAATAAATCATCATGTATTAAACTTGCAGTGTGGATCATCTCAATAATCTCCGCTAAACGCTGATGTTCAGTTGTAAGATCCCTGCAAAGCAGAAATGCAATATACTTTTTCTATTCCATTCAGCACCATAAAAAGCCCTTAAAATACTGGATAAAACTTCCTTCAACCCGACTACTTCCACCGTGGCTCTTGACAGTAGAAAGACCAGAGCTGGTCGCATTCTCTTCCCACCAGCACCAAATATCTGCTCAGCTGCAGACATCAAAACCATATTTTCTGCAGCATCAATCTACCAGGGCATCTTCATCAGAAATATAAAAAGCTGGATATAAAGAACAAGACAAACTATTCTGATCCAGTGCAAAAAGGTACATGATTCATCAATATAGAGGGTaacaaataatagaaaacaaacaagtaGAACATGGAAGCAGGTAAAAGTTTTTATGCAGTGGCCCTCTTTTGTGAACTCATCTTGTGCCAAAATAACCTTGTTTACTTGTACTAAAGTACAGAATCAGtgctcaatttaaatttttacgcACTACCACTATGCCAACTGATATCAACTCAGAACATTTGTAGTGGTCTATCAGCTAACCACTAGTTAATATATTGGTAAAAGTTCATTCTTCATTGATCTACGAGGACATATTCTACTACAAGCAAACATTAACTATTCATCCTAACATTCAGATAAATCATAATGCATCTTTCAATGGAATGAAGATGAATGAGCATGCACTTGAGCCAGGAACCAAATTCTCAAGGAAGAGACTAAGGAAGAAGAGCTGATTCCCagcaaaataaattacatacaAGGATAACTACCACAGCCACAGACTAACACAACAATTCAAGATGGCATTTTGAAGCAAAACCACATTCGTATTCCAAGAATCAACGAATCATAAAACACCATCAACTTACATAAAGCACGATATGAAAATTCAGCATCTATCATTATTGGCATGGAAGAACTCAACAGTATGCAATAACTACGTCCTAGCATATGTCTAACTACACGATATCTAACATGTATTAACTACTAAACAACAAATATCTAAAAAGAGCACTCACAGACCGAAGATTTTTCTTAAGATTCAGAAGATCATCAGCAACCACTTCAAACAAATTTGTTAATGAAACTGGTTCTCTTGACTCTTTCTTCAAATTCAGAAGTCCTGTGGGACCTTCAGCAACTCCTGTATCAAGccaaaaatgaacaaaaataccAACATTTCAGGCATTACAACATATTACATCAATGGCAGGTGCTTTATTGATGGAGACCAAGCACTTAAATGTTATGTTTAGTAAATGGAATCACCAAAATCTTAACGAATTAGGAAAGCACTAAACTGTGGTCACTGATATTATTTCTGTTGGATACAGACACTAAACTGTAATCTAACAAATTCAAATTGTTCCGTCGAATACAAATACATTCAGCATCAATAAGACACGAAACTAATACTCTAAGATATCctaaaaagcaattttaaacataaatacGAAAGGCAAATACAACTACTATCAATACaaggaaaaaacatgaatatcaaaAACAGTTAGCAAAacataaaatccaaattaaaattaaaagtgcaaaaaaaaatgtacttgCAAGTAAAGCCTGAGGGGTTTTTGTTGAAGAAACTCGACACCTAGCAATATCTCGCCGGCAACAAACCATTCTCCTGAAACCATAATCTCTGTTACAACTCTTAGAAACTGACTTTGCATAATTCCTCACCGAATACCTATGTATTGAATCACTAGAGGAGAAGCTACAAGCCACCAAATGAAGTTTAGGCCTTCCAAAATCAAGATTACGGCAAGTCATTTACATCATTCTCAATAGCAACACCCCaagaaagctaaaaagaaacaatcattCGCTATCCACTTAAAATACCCAGATAGAAAATATTGCTCAATTTGCCATATAACTAACAGCCTTGAGAAACAAATAGAGTAGTTGGCAggttgaaagtgttttttttttaattaatttaaattaatttttgttttattgtttttaaattagtttgatgttttatatgaattttaaaaaataaaaaatatattattttaatatatttttaaataaaagtaatttgaaaaacaaaataattggagtgttaaaaatatagagtagagattattttataaaatattttttatttaaaaatacatcaaaatatattaaacaaatccTTCAAAATAACTCATGAAAACCAAAACTATCATTTTGATTACTAAACAACCGTTCAGTTTCTTTATCTTGTGTTatttctgttaattttttttattctttaaatctagagattaaaatataaataaattaattttttatatcaaaattaaaaatattaaactaaagggaccaaaacataaaaataaaaaaaattcaagcccCTAATTGTTAAAACCCGTTCTTCttgtatagtaaaaaaaaaaaaacaacttgcttTTGTCTTTCGAGTTGGTCCctaaagattaaattatttttaaacaataaaatcaaagtttactCTACCAAATTGTGAAACAATAGAGACCACACAAGAAATCCTAagttaattgaaacaaatatttttttttttcaaatatcactaaacataatatttaagaataaaattaaaaaaaaataattaccaaaaattatacaaaaaaatcttgaagaacataaaaataaaaaataaaactcactGTTTCAATCTACAATAAAATACTAAGCAGTTTTAGCCTTTTCTTAATCTTAAGCTGAATGTTTTCAAGGCACATCAAGGCCTCTAACTTGTCTTCACAAAGTAGTTAGATTCGGATTACGAAATAGATGTATAGGAGGACCTAACCTGGTGGTTCTTCTGAGTTCTGATCCTGAATCAAACAACACTTGCTGGTTGCTACTTTACATCCGAATTCCCACACTCTCGCGCACTTCTATCATAGTTTATGTTTTGGGCTTTTGAGGTGTAAGTTTGCTGGGAGCTTGCAATTCAATTTTGGATCCTTTATCGGGAGATCAGCAATTAAATGAGGCCTGACAAAATTAGGCAAGAATGTATGTCAGACCAACTCTTCTGCTTCCTTGCAGCAATATATTTCCAGCAGACAAGTTGCCAGGAATTACTTCCTGGACCAAGGCTTAGGCATAGATGCAGTTGCTATAGCCTGCAAATTGACACAAAATTGTCGTAAGCATGACATGAAAATGTCTTCATTGTTGCCATGCATCATACATGTAGTAGTCCTTACTTGGACCAGTCTTGACAATGAGGCCAGAGTCCCTGAAATCACAATTCCAGCGGTTCCTTCCCTTACATTGGTAGTACAGATTCATGGCTATTGATGCATGGCTTATGAGACTATCTGGAGAAAAGCAAGGGTAACCCTTTTGTAGAATCTGGCAATCCACGTGAGAGCATGCGTAATTGATATTCGCTAGTAAAGTTTCTTGATCCGACGATGGCTTGGCCACACACCAAGTTTTCTGCAATATTATTGTCAAAGCAAATTTCTTGGAATTAGGACAATATACAACCAAAAATTTACCCAATTTAAGTTGGATTCGTTTACTTTCCATCGTATGAAGTTCTTAGGATATACCCGCCGGTAATTATGCTTAATCGAGATGTTCATGAAGAAATAAAGCTTGGAAATTTGCTATTACCTGCCGGAGTGCAGGTCTCGGTGCCAACAATCCTCCTTCACCAAGATCATGAACTATGGGGTGATGATGCCTCTGAGTTCATACCAGGGAGGTTTGCTGAAGGTGTTTCAAAGGCAACAAAGAGTCAAGTCTCATTCCTTCCATTTGGATGGGGTCCTCGAATATGCGTTGGACAGAACTTTGCTTTGATTGAAGCAAAAATGGCTTTGGCAATGATTTTACAGCGCTGCTCTTTTGACCTCTCTCCGTCGTATATTCATGCTCCTCGCACAGTCGTAACTCATAACTCTTCAATCACAGCACGGTGCTCCAATGATATTACGTAAACTCTAAAATGTTCATATGTGACGGGTAAGAGTTATCCCAGGGTATAAAGGAGGTTGGATCTCCcaataaaccaaaccaaaaacaaagCCTGTAGTATATAATATTATGTTCAAATGCTATCATGTCCAATGACATATTTTTCGTATTAATCACAACATTATAGTACCGTGGGTTGTTTTACTGTAATCATAGTAGAttactataataaaattacatatttgcTTTTGAGTGGCAAAAAAAAAGTCCTGAGATGGGGCGTTTTGATCTTTTCTATTAGCCcattcatcattaaaaaaaaatttaggacgtagaatttatttttttgcacgataaaaagatttttttattttcaaagttaacaaaatttaaagcggttgactaattttttttattttttataaaaaaatttctttatccTGGgagattaaaatattattaggctATTggacaatggttttttttttccattatttatATGCagtaaaagtatatttttgacCCTAGATAAGACAAAAAATCAGGTTTTTACTTAGGGGTATTTTTAAACTTTCGCACGTGCTTTTAGGTGATTAACAAGGTCATAAgagttttttagtatttttaagttgagtttttaattttttaatcagaaaAGTTGTTGGTGTGTGGTAAGCACGCCAACAAGTACATGATGTCTGCGTCATTCTAATGTGATCTAGTTGCCTCATTTAAAACTTGATCTGACTCCAAAAGGAACTTTAAGTCATCATCGTTTTAACTTTGTGCAATCCAATCAGGTATAAATGAGAAACAATGGATTGTCATATGAGtaaatcgtttttttttaatgggacgAAATGAAAAGATAACACCATATTGGATCAACCTCGATCAATCTAGGTAACACCTACCAGATTCGTTGGCAGGGTCATGACATGACCACAATAAGCTAATATGGTTTGGTTATTTGTCTCTTTCATTTcccttcctttattttcttccagGTTGGGCTTTTATTGGGCTCGGGTAAATTTGGGACCAATTGAAGAGTTATAAAAGACTTGGGAaccaaatcaaaaatatttaatgagttataaaagaattaaggAAGGGATTTATTTATTaccattcatttatttattttatctactCCAACCAACAATTTGtttattctcatgaattaattaatttaattactaCAACCGTAAAGAATCCAAACAAAAGGAATATTAGTTCCAAACACTAGCAAACAAGATATGTAGATGGCTATTCACAATTGACATTTCTGCCACACAAACAGTAAACAAATATCattgaaacttgaaacttgctcggaaagaaatgtttgaaggcaataatatttaattggtcTCTCTGCGCACATCACCTGCCCAAAGTCTTCGCCTTATCTCTCGCTCTCTCATCCATTTCTGGATTTATTTCTTCGTGTAAAAATGACAGTAACAGTCTCTTCAATTCTAGTCTCCATTGTTTATGTTGCAGTGGTAAGATGGGCATGGAGAGTTTTGAACTGGGTTTGGTTTCGGCCGAAGAAGGTCGAGAGGTGCTTGAGACAACAAGGTTTTGCAGGCAAGCCTTACAGGCTTTTGTTCGGAGACTGGAAAGAAAGTTCAGATATGTTGAAAGAAGCAAGGACCAAACCCATTGGTTTATCAGACGCTCTTCTACCTCGTGTCATGCCCTTCCTCCATCAACTGGTCAAGGATTATGGTATTCAACACGCAACCCTTTATTATCTCTCTCGTAGAAAAGAtgatttttcttgctagttaAATATTTCTCCGATTTATTAAGAAATTCCTTTTGTCTTCTATAAGGCGGCAATGATTGAGAAATTAAAACCAGTTGAtcatgatgaattttatttatgtcgAACAACTTTTGTTCACCGTTTCTCAGTAAAACTCTGTCATCAtcggtttattttaattgataaaatattatttcttacgaatacaaaaacaaattaattttccatTGGTATCATTGGGAATCAGAATGCCCAATGTGCTGACCCAATGTTTCAGcccattttcttaattatagttttagagagttataatatttttaaaatagaccaAGTGGgtgttaattttcaatattcatGGTATGCGTATTTGATCTCTTGGTAGTGTTGGTTTCCTGCTGGACAGAACAGTACTAGTTACTAATAGTTGAAAACATTGGTTTCAAAAGTAGTTGAGCCAGAGTTTTTTAAACGAGGAtgtaaattattaacaaatactatattatatagatatgtattaaaaattaattcaaaacatatataataatttatatcaagtaaaattaatttaaaaatactttaaaataaaaaaaaaccttacattataattgttttcttcaagtttttatattttaaagtcgCTTCATAATAACTTCATTATCAATCTTATCGAAAATATCTTTCTCAACGTATACAATCAAACTGTCATTCATCCACTTATCTCCCGTCCTATTCCGCAATCGAAAGTTAcataataattctaaattttccataaaaaattcatagcaaaatacacatcaacttatcaaaatcaaaatccatttcaattcaaatcaattaagtatgttgattaaattatttctaaacaTTTAATTGAGGAACAATGTCTAGTGTCTGTGTAAGAGGAATAATgcttgaaaaatatgttttctactttatattttacttataaccaaatcatgtgaaaatattaaatttcaataaactactctACCAACACAAAAGATGCTAAGAATAGttgttttgcatgaatattaatttattcttttataataagaaaaaaatatttaattgattaaattagcagattcaaatatttattttgaacatattcatatcaaaacccttaaattatcataaattctaatatttttaataattaattataaaaaaataaaattaaaattaaataataaaataaataaaaaagatgaagaaaatttaCCTGAACTATAaagtaaaaagcaaaaaaaattaaatatttaactatacttgaagataaatttatatattggagagaACTAAAGAACGAGCTGGACATATATACGGGAGAGAGGCAGGGAAAGTAAAAGAGAAATTTGCATagttagaataaaataaaataaaaaggaaatgagCTAATAACAACTTTCTAATATCAATCATTtactaaattattatattaatcttttaatataaaaaatattaaaaacaaattaagggggcaattgTCCATTTTTGCACCTATGTGGCTCCGCCACTGGTTTCCAAGTCAGTATTGAACTTGTTATTAGTTGGCTAGGGgttgtataaatataaataaaagaacttgAATCTTAAATAAgagcatgtttatttttgcgttttaaaaatgtttttttttaaataaatgtttttatttttctactttaacttaatgttttggtgtttttagatcattttgatgtcaaaataaattttagaaaatgaagaaaacattatttctatgtattttcaaacgaaaaaatattttaaaaaacaatcgttatCACAATACTAAATGAGCTCCGAGGATATATagtgtcgcacccgacatcgcggcggccttgaaaaatattacaagGAAAGAATAGATTTCTGACATCTAGTTCTTTTgggggaaaatgtcttgtttgaggagtcgccacctagtattatggtcactagaaaccctaactggtcaccagagattctatggctcgggattggttacgtaaaaaggaagatattatcaccccttaaacgttctgcctgagacagactgcattgctgattttgtcttaaattgctaaacatttattcgcttatgctatgatgatttgtttctaatatttctgactctggcgccagtgaatattcgagctcgaataattccaactctggcgttggtaaaaattcgtaactacgaaaaattagatcaatattttttattccctactctagcaccagtgaataaataaattgatttttaagcatgcacatatttttttatttttctagctaaataaaataaaatacaccgaataaaaataatataaatttaaaccggtatttttattcatgactctagcgtcagtgaataaaccaataaatttacattatttttattcatgcatacacattttttattttttctaccttttttacttttctgttttttattttttattttttttggggctgagctgggcccagcccacatgagctgggctagacccagccagcccagcccggtcactggcccaatccagtgacccggctgggccacaGCACGCATGAACTAGCTTCATGCGTGCATGGtgctgtgcgaaggtaattaattaccttcgcacagtgctAAATGCACTGAAATTTTCGAAACAAAACGAAGAAACAGAGAAAGCCTACCTTGCTGCAGGTTGCTTCGCCGGAGTGTTAGTGTCTTGGGCGAAGATCGGTGATGGCGTCCGTTGATAGGAAACTGGGATTCCTCCTTCTACCTCTGCCTTCTTGCCCTCTGTTTCTTCTGCTCTCGTCTGAAAAATTCTCCCCGTGCTCTGTTTTTCAAactctctctactctctctc
It contains:
- the LOC127903995 gene encoding glucan endo-1,3-beta-D-glucosidase-like, with amino-acid sequence MESKRIQLKLGKFLVVYCPNSKKFALTIILQKTWCVAKPSSDQETLLANINYACSHVDCQILQKGYPCFSPDSLISHASIAMNLYYQCKGRNRWNCDFRDSGLIVKTGPSYSNCIYA